Within the Medicago truncatula cultivar Jemalong A17 chromosome 4, MtrunA17r5.0-ANR, whole genome shotgun sequence genome, the region AATTTGAGtagttttaaataaatatgatataatttcttCGAAAAAAACAATACGATATAATTGTAAAGGTAATGAGAcaggaaaatgaaaaaatttatactGAGAGAATGACTGATTGATTTacatgattttaaaagattataaTTCAGCAATATGATGTGAAAATGCGATAAAAGAATTAcatcataatataatatacttttttataatataatccaaaaaatacatttaaattttttctacGATAGGAAGGCCATCTACGTTTCTTATTCGAAAAAGTGGATTGACAATGTCTGTCTGCAtgttactaataataataatttaaaagctctttaaaaaaaaaagttaagaaaatatataattatatagtgAAATTTTGCCACTCATTGATCTTATCCCACTTCAGGCATCAATCTCAACAGATAGACGTGAAGGACCCAGTTCacaccaaaaaaatcatacgTTAAAACTTAAAAGCCAGCTATAATCTATTGCAACCTATAGTTCTATCAAGTGTAAAGATATGTGGCAAAGGTTAAAGGGCAAAGGCAGCCAAAATCAATGATGCTTTCATTATATGCGGCAAAGGGTAACGGCAGCCAAAATATTGCCGAGCTAATGGTAACTAGCTGATTGCATATATGAAGAAATAACCCTccccaacattttttttttgtatatatatatgatatgatatgatcacatattaattttttttatgaagttaaaatgaaatttattcaaaacgcAAAGAACCCTAGCGAGCATAAGGAATGCTAGACTAGAAATCTTAAAGTAATAACATACAAAGAAAAAGTGTGTCGTGTATATGCGGAACACCCAAACAAACAACCATACATCAAATATAAACTTCTagaaacaaaccaaaaacaccCTCAAACTTccacaaacaaatcaaaaacacCCTCTACTGAGGCCCCAAAAAGCAATAAAAACTAAACACCAAAACTAAGAAGTCATTTCCAAAAACTAAAGTCTAAACATCCGCTCAATAGCAGAAACAAATCTTGTGCCAAATCGTTGCAAAATCCTCCAAAATAACCATCAAACCTACCAAAAACTCGTGTAATCACACATTGCTTCTCTTCTGCAGGTGAGTGCAATTAAACACATGTAAACAACCAAAAAATCACCACCTAGAAAACACATACAACCCCACAAAATCACAATGAACTGGCTTGAAACAAGCAACACCGTCtaacaaaaaccacaaaaaacaGAACTACCACCGAAAACCACCACTAGCCACTACACGCACCACCACAAAATTACGAGCGCAATGATgacatattaattatatataactaGCGTTTATTCGGACACTTGGTACACGTCTGTCCGTTCATTTTATTGCACTAATGTATATAAATTACGAGCggtagtttttatgaaattttaattaaaattataggtatagataataaatgttttgcactttcatattggaacaaactatatttatttttttcaatgatacgcacaatataaaaactataatatctttgaaaagaaattatcaaatataatataaattcttatatttttgaatgacatAAACAAATAGTATTCTTTTCTTAAAGGTATAATTGGAAGGAGAAAAAATCAGTCGAAAGAGTctactttctttatatatataatatagaataGATACATAGTCCgcactatatatatatgtgtgtgttggggttcaaaccccgaatTATCCTGTTATTTACCTTATATAGGATGGATTTCTAGCCATCAGAGCTAGGTTACTTGACAAAATGTAGtcttaaatatgaattaactaaattttcatttattaaaaaatatatttgaccaattattttgtgacaacGTTTTGACaactctctctcatactcacataatGTATGTACTTATAATatgttttcctttttctctctatattgtttttgaccaatgacaagagagaaaaaacaaggttgtcacaaaatttgttatcaaatgattgttcaaatattattacttaaaaacaaaaattttagcCTTGTTTTTACTATAAGCGTCCAAAAGCAATCTTGCTATTAGTTTATGAAAACTACTATTCTCCCTTTCAAAATTGTTTATCCCTTATACCGGTGACAGTTAGCTACCGCTGAAAAATATTGAACGACAGTTAATTGCCGCTGATATAAGGAATGAGCAATTTCATAAGTGAGACGAATAATtttcttaggctttgtttgcgagtttggaggggaagggatgggagaattttggaaaaaaggactgagcaagtggaagaaatagagtaCATTGGAAGATgagggctttggggggttaatttttcttcataatataaaaccctcctcatttggagAACTAAAACTTGTATTGAAGTAGGGTTTTGAGGGATTTAGAGGGTTTATGtgaattattcaaatttgttctatgttgttataatatattcttaatattaaaaatatatgaatcataaatattagtttatcatttaaaaaaaaaatactattttaaaaaaatgtgaaggaTTTCTTCATTTCCCTCTATATTTTTCATCCCCACAACTCTTCCTTCCTCTTtcctccaaactctcaaacaaaaccTTGGTGTATGGCCCTTGCCTACGGAAATAAGATAGTAGATCATCCTGATATTTTGCTGGTTGATTAGCAAACTTTGGGCCATGAGAGCTCGTGTGTTGTTGCCACTTTCCCATCCTCAGACCATGTTAGGTAATCGACTGTTAATTTGGTCCATGTGGTGTAGACCCAAACTGTcgaaatttatgttttgatgtttcTGCTTCATCTTTCAATCTTAGAAATGGTGTGGAAAAGTGTTCATTCCTTAGATTGTGGGTTACATTCCTAGTAAAAACAATATGGAGTAAATAGGTAGATTAATCTTTAAAATTGTAAGCATCAATTAAAATAGTCCTATATATTTAAAAACCGGCAAATGCACCCCTTAAATTATagtgttagtcaaaatagtcgtCCATCAACTCTTATTGTTAAAGTCTATAACATGACATAACACATTAACTAAAAATGTTGTCTACATTGATCGCACATGAATGTCACATCACCAGGGACTAATTTGCTTATAAAATTTATACATCTCACAAACTAATGTGTCAACAATTAGTCCATATATAATTGCAATTGCCAACGGATTTTCACCAAGATTATCTAAATTGCATAGATACATTAGCCGTCGGTGAGATGATATTGACGTGAAATCATTATGAAGTATAACCTATAATGTCATAGTCTTTAacgaaaatacaaaaaatatacaacTATTTTTACTGGTTCTTACCATTTTAAGAATCAATTTATCaattcactaaaaaaattatggaatgtcataaattagaaagaaaaaaaaaggtggtCAAAACAGATGGTTTCTATTTACTTTTAAGAATCAATTTATCAatccactaaaaaaattatggaatgtcataaattagaaagaaaaaaaaaaaagggtggtCAAAACAGATGGTTTCTATTTCCTTATCATATTCATACATTTGTTCGGAGCTTCCATTTTGAATCAACTTTAATTTGTAATGTATCCATCAAATCAATGGAAGTGTTCCCATGTCATTTCATTCATGTTGTTACTAATAACATTTGAGATGTCTTATCACTCCCAACCCCAATCCCTTTGAGTATTCAAATGGGGCACATTGACAAAAACTTAaagacataaacatcatcaatctTGCTCCTCAATCTAGACATAACTGTCAATAGAAGATCGTGGTAATCGCGAGCCCCTCAATGATTGAAATCATTCACCGGTTGATCTCTTGGTTCTTGACATTGTATAATACTAGCTGCAGATATATTAGATCTAGAATATATGTAAGTGGATACAATTGGATTCTCCATCCAAATTCAACAACTCTGCAGTCAATTCACTAGTACTTTCCACTCCAGTTACTTGCTTTAGGTAAACTGAGTGCATATTtggattgatgatgagtttGGCATAATTAATGTACTTTGTAACTTCAACAAAATTACATTGATAGTGATTACTGTACCTAAAGATACACTGAATCAATTGTTCGAAACCAAATATTCCTTTCTACACCAAATAGAAGAGTTGTCATAGCAAGTGCAAGTTGGTCAAAACATTTGTTTGGTCAAAATAATTGTTAGTTGCTGAACACTTCTTCcaactaaaaatgaaatataattgaGTTATGCAGTAGTTGAAAGGATGGGAGATTCCGAGCTAAGAGGATACGCCTTGAGTAAATCACAGCAACAAACAAAAGTCTCAAGATAATAACAAACTATACAAATATATTGAGAGAGGGTAAGATATCACTGAGATATAGCAGCCAAAGGATGATATATCACAACCAGTCTTTATTGTTAAGGACAAGACATGAGTTGATGATGTAGCAGTATGGTTTCGTATGGCATCAAAATAGATATCTTTCACTATAATAatatcagagagagagagagagagagaacagtCCAACATAACCACTAGAACCGTGGGCACGCATGTCAAAACATGTTTACCAGCTCCTTGATCAATAATTGCATCCaccttttttctctctccctctctctctccctccatCACTTCCATCTGATGCACTTTCGATGCTCGACTATATAATGTTTGATGCAGCAACAATTTCCCCTATGGGTAGCAAACCTGATTTTCATCACATGATGAGTTCTTCAATCTTTCTTTTATGCTGCTTTCTCACACTCTCTTTGTATTCCATCTCCCAACACACAAGCAATACTTATTCTCTAGGTTTTACACCAGCAAGGAAGTTGAGCATGTCCGCTCCTGGACATGACCACAAATTTCATGAAACTCAGGTATGTTAGTCCCCTATTAATTATCTTAAAGAGTAAATAGTGAAAAGATAAGCAACATGATACAACTTATTATCAAGGAAATTTCCTCGGCATAACTTTTCCTTCTCCTTAGTGCATTCATACACCTTGAATTTACTGCACATGAAAAATCATGGATCTCAAACATTTGCTAAAGATCGAATGGCTCATATTCTATTTCATCATAATATGAGTTGTACGATCTTCATTCATCACCAGATATCCTTTCAATGAGTAATTTCCTTGACTAAAGGAAATTTAGGTCCACCATGCCCCTTTCCTTATTGCTTCCATTTCATAACATGAATGTATAAAATGCAGGTATCAGATGAGGCAATGGAAAGCACTCCAGCTAATGCAGATTTAACAACACTAGAAATTACCGGCAACAGTTACAGTCCTCATGATCTTGTCTATCATACAGATTATCATGGAGTAACTACTCATCCAACTCCTAAGCATCCAAAACCATAGGCTgaagatttaattttgatttgtgaAATATGCAGACATGTATTCTAGTTCTTACCAATATATAAAATGTAATGCCCTGTGTGTgggaagaggaaaaaaaaaagttttgtttataCACTGGACCTGATTACATGATTCATTTTGCTCATCTAGTTTGACCAATACATTGGCACATAACTTGTAAGCCATATATAGTTCACAGAAACATAGGAAAACTGATGAGCTGGTCAGTAAGACGCTACTGATGTCAAGCATTCCAGTAGGTGAATATGATCCAGTAATTCTTTGCCAAAGCaggaaaaattgaaataaaattaaaaaaagaaaaaaacattattacaaTTTATCATGAAGTGAAAGCATTCCATTAATATAttgtcttcttgtttttttatatttctgaaGAAGCATCATGTGACGAGTTACAACATCCTCAAACCACGAAAGCAGCTTCTAATTTGTCCTTGTGTTTGGTACACAAAGAGCATAAATCTTCAATATTGAAAGATTTTTCTGTGTTGAATCCACTTCTGGCTTCTTTTTCCATACGAAGAACCTGAAGCCATCGGATGTGCTCAAATGGATCTTTATTTTTCTGAATTGCAACCTCTATGTTACTCAGCACTTCCGAAAATCTACATTCATTACATATTCTATCAACCAAGTGGAGAAAAGTCGTTCTCTGCTTCTGAATAAGCCTATGATAAACATCTGGCGGCAAGGAAACTGCAGCAGTCAAGCATGCTTTCCGAAAAGTAGGATTAGAAGTGCAAATAATCCCAATGGCAACATGTAAAAGATTCACAGACACAAGATCAAGTTTTTGAGACAGAGAATTAATGCAACCATAACACGGTCTTCTTTGGTTTTCATTCCAGCAATGAAGAGCAAAATGAGCTACTCCTTCCCACCTGCGTTTAGAATGATATAGAATGAGCGAAACCAGATATCTAAATCACCATAACGATAACAAGTTTCTTTAACATGTGCTACAATATTGTGAACTCTTTTTAGCAGTTCAATCTTTCATTTGCAGTGATGCAGTTGCTCCATTAAGAAATTGCCCGCCCCTATAACTGCTTAAGGTCTCTTCAATCGCCTCACCCAATTGCAAGTACAATTACCAAATTGAATTCAAACATAACATAAATCTAGCAATCAAATACAATTgaagtaaaagaaaaatcaaacagaaaaataaaaatgataaatttaggAAGACGTAATGGATAAATAATCTTCCTAAATAAAAGAAACCCGGTCATAACATATCTCTCATAACATAACCAAACATAGTAAGTCCAAGTTTCACTCTCTTCATGCGGACTTGAGGACAACAAACCAGCACGAAGATGAAAGGTTGATAATATTACACACATCCTTATCAGTAGGGTAATAATTGAGGTAGATTAAATACTATGAAAACTGGTCCATGAATCAGCTTTGCATAAACATGGGTCTCTGAAAGCTTGGCCCGGTGTCCTGCAGACACACTTgtctaatttttaataattgattttagaGTGGGTCACTCCACATGCATAGTTTCAGTTTTCTGATTCAAGAAACATCtatcaaatgattttttaatcATTCGATATAGTGCTAAAGCAGCTATATACAAGAACAACTTAAagggaaaataaattaaaaataaatttactcATAATTCTTGGAATCAAcgaaaatctgaaaaataattGCTAAGGAACAAGAGGTCCGCCCATGATTATGGCCATCATACAGTGCTTTGACTAGATAGGAAAGAATACACAAAGATGTAATGAttagttatattatttttttggtttcccAAAGGTTCCCTCCACTAGACATAATGCCATTTGAGGCATATTGGGCATTAAATGTGGGTACTTCTCCCAAATGGGAATCAAACCTTGGTTCACTACATTGTAGGAGTCTATAGGATTGTCGACTGAGCAGTGTAGAATTTTGTTTTCAGAACAtctcttattatttttacaCTGAGAGAAGAAAAACTGAAACtactaaaatatgcttttgttccctgcaaatatataactttttgtttatagtccgtgtaatttatttattttaatccttGCAAATAAACCACTTTTATCTTTTGTTCCTTGTTATTTTGTTGTAGTCcatgaaatatttgtttccGTTTAAATTGATGCCTATATGAGCTACAAAAGAAGTAAAATGAATATTACACACATAATACAGAGACTAATTCcaacataaacaaatttaacaggaactaaaacaaaataacaagatCAAAAGTAAAAAGTTGTATATTTGCAAGGATTAAAAACTCGAATGAAAAATTtcagactaaaaccaaaaagtggtatatttgcaaggactaaaaatatatttaagccaATTGAAATTATATTATCTGAGCATTTGTGAAATCACTTGTTTGTAAGAATTAAAATATGAACTAACTGGCGCCAATTGGCCATTTTCTTTCTAGGCATATCTACATACTAGCCTCTAAATCAGTAATAGGTAGGATATTGTAATATCATATTAAATCAAACTAATCTCCATTGTAGCAATATTAATAATGCTTATAGTAAACAAATGCAAAGCATTCGACcaggaaaaaagagaaaagtcaAAATCACACTAGATAGGGGAAACTGCCAAATAGGTATTAAAGAAACTCCAAGACTAAGATTTGCTAATTTAACAGAAAATATTTCTGAAGGATTTTCTGATTCTCCATATATATTATCCATCCTATGTTCGGTGTACTTctgattttctattttgaaaattgaaagtatTTCCAGAACAAATTCAAGCAATccatgaaattcaaaaatcctCAGCAACAAAAAGCCTTATTTTTGACATCGGCCACTGTCCGCACATTGGTTAAGCATCCACTGTCAATGGAAGACATGCACTGGAAACAGACCACTTAATCCAACAACCAATTGCTGGCATGGCATGTCTCCTTTCTCCGGTGGATTTACACATAAGTGCTTGACTACAGGGACAGACACTGTCTAATTTACTACACTCAATACCTGTTACTAGCCTGTGTGCACACCAAATGTGAAAGTTTTATGCTGAAACCATAATTCATAGTTTTGCAATTAAAAGCATTTTCGTCAACGTGAAACAAAGGGACCCACAAATATCTACAAAACCAGTTATGAACTGAGCTCAGAGTAGTCAATAGCGGTGCTATAGCGGCCGCGTGTAGCGTAGCGGCGACAAACCGCTACGATAATCATCGTAGCAGTGCAGAATCAAATAGCGGCCACTTCAGCTGCTATAGTGGCGGAGCAGAGTGTAGCGGATAACAACCGCTTCAGCCGCTGTTTGATTTTAGAAGGAAATTTCCAAATTGACCctatttttaaaacctttttgaGAGCATTTTGGGGATTTTGTAAACCCTAACACTTTTCAACTCTTTCTCTATTCTCACCTGCCCCACAAAACACACTCTTCTACCTTCCAACTGATAAACACGACATGGGGATCTCTCTTTCTCTgttctttttttccttcctctgttattatttgttttatggtttctcttgttttatgattttttatttgttcctatgtcctttgtttttttggtgttttgatttattaatgTTTCATGAGATTTgagtgttatatttaattttatattaaatagaaTTTTGTTTATCCTTTACAGTATTATTATTAGTGTAATATGtccaaaaaatcatcaaatatcGGTGACTGCTTTTTGGCATACCGTTATACGCTATCCCACTTTTGGGATTGGCTGCTACACGCCGCTATCCAAGATTGACTACTATGACTGAGATTTTGCTGATTTCTTTACACAGGTTTTATCCAATATTCTTCATCAAGGAATTCTTCATGAAAGATTCAGATCGACTTAAAAATGTTGTAAATTATTTgccttttcttttatctttacaTTTCAATGACTAGTTTAGCAATCACATGATAGAACGGAAAGGCCAAAATACCCATTCAAAGTTCTATACAATTGATTTGCATACTTGCACCCAACATCCTGAGCGAGAATGAAATTTACACAAAATATAGACACGTCTAATTGTTTATCTACCTATAGCTCCCTCGGTCAGTCTCTTATCATCGAAAAATATTCACTTTAGAGTTCGGTTCTACTTACAAATAATACATACACATGCAATTATGGCATAGTTGCAGAAAGTCTAAAGTTTATGAAACATGAAAAACTatgtattttccttttttcttaatttgtgtatCGTCCTAATATGACTGCATTTATGTAATAGAACTTAAAATGTATACgaaaaggaaaataaacaaaaaaagaaaaagaaaagggacCATGGTAAACTTAAGTAAAGCTTACTgcaaccattaaaaaaaaattgacgttAACATTTACTTACTCAAAAGCAGGTTCAACCTCAATACTGAGTGTAAGGTGCAACGAAAATCCAGGAGAACCATCATCAACACCATAATTTGTATAAGCCTCATGTGGAAAACCTCTGGGAATATACAATACATCACCCTCCTTGAGAAAGAACTCTCTTCTTACAGCTTTTGTACAGTCAACATCGGAACCACAGAGACTATCATATAAGCGAGGTAACAGCTGACCGGGTCGAGAAAATACTGTCCACTTCTTGGAGCCAAAAATCTGGCAGACAAACACACAGTGATCATCAAAGTGACGGGCCAACCCTTGAGAATTAGCTGGTGTTAAGTACAAATTAGCACCTACTGAAGGTTGGCCAAACATAAGTGCTAATGTATCGGCAATAGAAGCAATGCGCTGATATCGAAACTCGAGACCACGCAGAGCAACAGTATAACCCTCTTTATAAGCTTGCTCGCACTTTAAGACATCTTCATTAGTAAAATACAGAGGTTCCTTATGGCATTCCGGATGAAAGTAATGTGTCTCTTTTCTGGATTGGCTATCGGCTTTTACAACCCGTATATCCTGCTGGTAGATTATAGGACAGCCTAGTCTATCTTTCACCTCAATTAGGAAATTGAGGATGTTTTGCTCCTCTGAAGCAATAGGAAAACAAGACACGAGATCTTGAAGGATTGAATGAAGTAGGGAAGGAACACTCCCATTCCAGTTCAAAGATTGTATAAATGGGCTAAACATATCATTCACGTTGTGATCCTCCGATGTCCTTGATAGAAGAAAAGGTGAAACTTCCCAATGATTTGACAGAAAATCTTCAAAACTAGAACCACTTGTACCAAAAAGACCTCTTTGGACCACTTCAAATGGCAAAGAGACACTAAGTTGTGAAGCATTAATGGAAAGCCTAAAGATGCTGTCGGCAAGATCACAAACTCCAACATTACTCTTACAAAAACGTCCTTCTACATTAGATTTCACATCACCTCTAATCACCAAATGATGAGTAGCATTTGCCCTTATCTCTTTTAGAAGGCTCAGGAATGCTTCAGAAACACTTTCAGGGATATTATGTAGTTGCTCAACATTACAGACATTGATAAGAACAATAATTGCACTGAGCAAAGCCACCGATAGTTCATCTTCCCTAATCCCAATCTTAAGAGCGTGAAAACTTTGATTTCCCTCAGACAATAAACAAACAGATTCCACGCGCTTAAAAACCTGAAGAAACACAGACCTAAGGAAATTTTCAATATATCCAAAACAACAGATTTTCAAGTGTAAGATTTTActtaaatagtttattttttcctATACAGCGATAAATTAAAAGAGCATGTTAGAAATAAAAGCATTGCATGTTAgggccttgtttggataaacaacttaattaagcactaATAGCATAACTTAATTAAAAACGtatcatataagtgtttatgtatgaGCTATTTCTGTAACAAAAGTTGTTTGGATTGACCTCTTTAAGCTTGCCTACTTACATAAACAGTTGAGAGATTGTATAGAAAAACTTACGGAAACAGCTAATGgcatgtccataagctgttgTCAACTTATTTCTATAAGCTCCCTATGATAGTCTATGAAAACAAGTTATAGCTACATAAAAACagtttgaattgattttatcttttgttatagaaatagcttatacataaactGAAATAATTCAATCTAAACAGAAGCTAAAAGTAATTGCAATAGCATATAGCCTTACATTAGTTTGTGCAAGGCAGAGAAATTGAGAAGTTGCTGTTGAGCGAAAGCTGTGGTAGACAAATCCAAAATGGCATTGCAAGCGGAGGATAAAACTTTCCTATCGGGATTCTCCAACAGAGAAATTAATCCCTTGATGGTTTCGGAATCCGTAGCGATTTCTTCGTTGATTTCGAGGGAAACGAGGGAGGCAGCGCCGGTGATATCTGCGGCGCGGCGTGCAATTGGGGAGTGTGTGGAAGATAGGAGAGTTGGAAGTAAAGCGAGGATGGGTGTgacggaggaggaggaggaggagttggAGAGGAGAAGAGAAGGGTGAAATTGGAATAAGCATTTTTTGATGAAGGATTGGTTGGTGTTGGAGTTTGAGTTTGAGTTTGAGAGAGATGCAAGTAACAGAGCGAATAGGGTGTTGGGATGATTGGAGAGTTGGGATTGAGAGGATGAACAAGAAcgtttccttttcttttttttaacgcCGTCAGATACAACAACTGCATCACGCTTCTTCATTCTTCTCGCTTTTGCTTGCAGATACTCTGTTCTCTTCTCTTCTGCTAAGGGCGGGGGCCAAAAAGCACCTATTCGAgagttgagattttatttttttaggcaaaatgtttttaaatttaaattttaaattgtttttgttataaattggtcttttaaattttaaattttttacaatattattttatttttatcaaattcaattaAGACATGTTTATGTgaacatttaatattaatttaatatgtttaaattcaCCCTTCTCAAAATTAAAGTTTATATGTGTATTATTCGATCTTGGtttccaaaaaattaataattacttgattattgttgatgaattatttatctCTAAAATTAAgcttgaattaaaaaataataagaagaaaatgtgTTTAACTAATCATGCTTGATATCATAAACACTTTTAAACTTACCAACTTAATGTTAAATGGTTGGTTGAAAAATGGGTTACAATGTATAATCATACTCTAAATGTATTGATCCATTTTCTATATCTAAttctatgttaaaaaaaatgtaaaatattgaTCAAAATTATTCATTGTCTAAATTACATTATAGTAAAGCAATATTTATTTGGTGGATTTGAGCGCTTTAGAAATTAACATACTCTTGATTATAAGCAACCAAAAATCTCATAATGTCCTTCATTTTGTAGACATCATACACACTAACATTACTTTTGTTAATATTTAGAATCACATTTATCATTGGATTGTTAAGTGAATCTTCCCTCAAGATGAATGCGTAAAGTTGCATGTTGATGACAGTTCTGATGCTTCCGGTGATATTGGATGATAAAGTTacatctgatttttttttttttcatttttcaaagagCCTAATGATCAAGCTCTCACACTTATGAAAGTGAAAATTTGTTGATTTGAACCCATTCCGATAGCATTTTATCATTTAAgttatgagtaaatagtcaatttttcccttgaaattgtaagtttcgtcaattaccccccaaaattaacaaaacttcaattacgccct harbors:
- the LOC11421920 gene encoding uncharacterized protein, encoding MLDYIMFDAATISPMGSKPDFHHMMSSSIFLLCCFLTLSLYSISQHTSNTYSLGFTPARKLSMSAPGHDHKFHETQVSDEAMESTPANADLTTLEITGNSYSPHDLVYHTDYHGVTTHPTPKHPKP
- the LOC11424668 gene encoding uncharacterized protein, with the translated sequence MKKRDAVVVSDGVKKKKRKRSCSSSQSQLSNHPNTLFALLLASLSNSNSNSNTNQSFIKKCLFQFHPSLLLSNSSSSSSVTPILALLPTLLSSTHSPIARRAADITGAASLVSLEINEEIATDSETIKGLISLLENPDRKVLSSACNAILDLSTTAFAQQQLLNFSALHKLMSVFLQVFKRVESVCLLSEGNQSFHALKIGIREDELSVALLSAIIVLINVCNVEQLHNIPESVSEAFLSLLKEIRANATHHLVIRGDVKSNVEGRFCKSNVGVCDLADSIFRLSINASQLSVSLPFEVVQRGLFGTSGSSFEDFLSNHWEVSPFLLSRTSEDHNVNDMFSPFIQSLNWNGSVPSLLHSILQDLVSCFPIASEEQNILNFLIEVKDRLGCPIIYQQDIRVVKADSQSRKETHYFHPECHKEPLYFTNEDVLKCEQAYKEGYTVALRGLEFRYQRIASIADTLALMFGQPSVGANLYLTPANSQGLARHFDDHCVFVCQIFGSKKWTVFSRPGQLLPRLYDSLCGSDVDCTKAVRREFFLKEGDVLYIPRGFPHEAYTNYGVDDGSPGFSLHLTLSIEVEPAFEWEGVAHFALHCWNENQRRPCYGCINSLSQKLDLVSVNLLHVAIGIICTSNPTFRKACLTAAVSLPPDVYHRLIQKQRTTFLHLVDRICNECRFSEVLSNIEVAIQKNKDPFEHIRWLQVLRMEKEARSGFNTEKSFNIEDLCSLCTKHKDKLEAAFVV